A genomic stretch from Helianthus annuus cultivar XRQ/B chromosome 1, HanXRQr2.0-SUNRISE, whole genome shotgun sequence includes:
- the LOC110886419 gene encoding uncharacterized protein LOC110886419, translating into MVKKPNGSWRMCVDYKDLNKACPRDCYALPDIDEKIDSLATFRWKCFLDCYKGYHQVQMAVQDEDKTAFRTPTGLYCHTKMPFGLKNAGATYQRLMNEKFSDAIGKYIEVYMDDLVIMSREESAMLANIQKTFNTLRSVSIKLNPAKCSFGMEEGKFLGFIVTKDGFKVNPEKVQAIERMPSPASIKDMQKLAGRLAALNRFLANHAAKSFPFIKTLRNCMKKTQFQWTPKAENAFREMKDSSDGAVGAVLLVDRQGVQTPVYYVSRTLTDPETRYAIMEKLVLALIHASRRLRRYFANHVIHVLTNYNIGNILARPEMSGRLAKWAIELGGHNVVFRPRPSIKGQVLADFMTEVPDDKDRECKAMEKAEKKQTEEPWLLYTDGASNEDGAGAGLRLVSPDKHEFTYAIRLDFKSTNNEAEYEAFLAGLRLAIKMGVRHIEAHVDSMLVAGQINGQYEAKGDIMALYLNQAKTLLQTFYSYKVHHINRSENKPADALSKLASTSFQHLAKDVRIEVLSNPSVPLREVSVIQTGTTSWMTPIIMYLQSGILPENKAEVRKIQYKSEHYQMADGILYRKSYLGPLLRCVDADDANYLIREVHEGICGIHAGPRMVVAKVMNAGYYWPGMHLDAVKELRKCSGCQRHAPKTMRPKNELVPVTTAWPFQQWGIDMVGPFPEAPGAVKDNEASNAEKPGKLAPKWEGPYIIDEVLGKGAYKLRTMNDKEVPRTWNAQQLRKCYI; encoded by the exons ATGGTAAAGAAACCGAATGGTAGttggagaatgtgcgtcgactacaaggatctgaacaaagcatgtcccCGTGACTGCTATGCGTTGCCAGACATAGACGAGAAAATAGATTCTTTGGCAACGTTTCGGTGGAAATGTTTtctggattgctacaaaggataccaccAGGTCCAGATGGCTGTTCAAGACGAGgataaaaccgcattccgcacgccAACGGGGCTATACTGCCACACCAAGATGCCGTTCGGCTTAAAGAATGCAGGTGCTACGTATCAACGGTTGATGAACGAAAAATTTAGTGACGCCATCGGTAAATACATCGAGGTATACATGGATGATCTGGTAATCATGAGCAGGGAGGAGAGCGCGATGCTGGCAAATATTCAGAAAACCTTCAacacgctgcgcagcgtgagCATCAAACTGAATCCAGCAAAGTGCTCATTCGGAATGGAGGAAGGAAAGTTTCTGGGCTTCATAGTCACCAAAGATGGTTTTAAGGTGAACCCAGAAAAGGTCCAGGCCATAGAAAGGATGCCTTCACCAGCAAGCATCAAAGATATGCAAAAGCTCGCAGGACGATTGGCAGCCCTCAATCGATTCCTAGCTAACCACGCGGCAAAATCCTTCCCATTCATCAAGACCTTGCGAAACTGCATGAAGAAAACCCAATTCCAATGGACTCCGAAAGCAGAAAAtgcgttccgcgagatgaaagact CTTCCGACGGGGCCGTCGGTGCCGTATTGCTGGTTGATCGACAAGGTGTCCAAACACCTGTGTATTATGTGTCCAGAACCTTAaccgacccagaaacaagatacgCAATCATGGAAAAGCTTGTCCTTGCACTGATTCACGCGTCAAGAAGGCTGCGCCGATATTTCGCCAATCACGTCATCCACGTGTTAACAAATTACAATATTGGGAATATCCTAGCAAGGCCGGAAATGTCAGGAAGGTTGGCCAAATGGGCGATAGAGCTAGGGGGACACAACGTAGTCTTCAGACCACGACCGTCGATAAAAGGCCAAGTTTTGGCAGACTTCATGACGGAAGTCCCGGATGACAAAGACAGAGAGTGTAAGGCGATGGAGAAAGCGGAGAAAAAACAAACCGAAGAGCCATGGCTGCTGTATACTGACGGTGCGTCCAACGAAGATGGGGCAGGCGCGGGGCTACGGCTAGTGAGCCCTGACAAACACGAGTTCACTTACGCCATACGTCTAGACTTCAAGAGCACAAATAACGAAGCAGAGTATGAAGCCTTTCTGGCCGGCTTGCGCTTGGCAATCAAAATGGGAGTCCGACATATTGAGGCACATGTGGACTCCATGCTAGTGGCAGGCCAAATCAACGGTCAATACGAAGCCAAGGGCGACATAATGGCACTCTATCTCAACCAAGCAAAGACGTTGCTGCAAACTTTCTATTCttacaaggtgcaccacataaaCCGCAGTGAAAACAAGCCGGCAGACGCCTTAAGCAAGCTTGCGTCAACAAGTTTTCAGCACCTAGCCAAAGACGTACGCATAGAAGTTTTAAGCAACCCGTCTGTCCCACTCCGAGAAGTCAGCGTCATCCAAACAGGAACCACGTCCTGGATGACACCCATCATCATGTACTTACAGTCCGGGATACTTCCAGAAAATAAAGCTGAGGTGCGGAAAATCCAGTATAAATCAGAGCATTATCAAATGGCGGACGGGATATTGTACCGAAAGTCATATCTCGGCCCGCTGCTAAGATGTGTTGACGCCGACGACGCAAATTATCTGATCCGGGAAGTACATGAAGGCATCTGCGGCATCCACGCCGGGCCGCGCATGGTAGTGGCTAAAGTAATGaacgccggttactactggcccgGAATGCACCTCGATGCCGTGAAGGAATTAAGAAAATGCAGCGGCTGCCAACGGCATGCACCAAAAACCATGCGTCCAAAAAACGAGTTGGTACCAgtaacaaccgcatggccctttcagcaatggggcatagacatggtggGCCCTTTCCCAGAAGCTCCGGGGGCAgtcaa GGACAATGAAGCGTCCAACGCAGAAAAACCGGGAAAGCTGGCTCCCAAGTGGGAAGGCCCGTACATCATTGATGAGGTCCTCGGCAAGGGAGCATACAAGCTACGCACCATGaacgacaaagaggttccacgaactTGGAATGCCCAACAGTTACGAAAATGCTACATATAA